A window of Nicotiana sylvestris chromosome 8, ASM39365v2, whole genome shotgun sequence genomic DNA:
TTTTTCaatttcattcttttttctttttccttttttgtgttggttgtcataatttttaaATCTATACCCCGGTATATATGAAGATATAGAAGCTATGAATAACAGTAAACTGTCAAGGCCAtctaaaaaaagtaaaagttaATTCTGGACTGTAAGGTTcgagggaaaagaaaaaaaataaaggagAACAATAGGAAATACAAATTTAAAATTGAGCAAAATCTCATAACTAGGTCGTGCACTAAGTCGAAGAAAGGCCAAATCATAAGTATTTATTATACCTGCATAACTGAGGTAACTCGCTTTTATCTTCACTTTTATTTTCCTTATATCTTCGCGTCACCCCCTAAGAAAAactaaaatagaataaaatatatttatatgaGAGAAATAGTTGGATGGAGGTGCGAGGCTATAGCTCCAAAAAAGGCAAAAACCCCACGAGACAATCCAATAACCATCATAGCACTGGACTTCGAGGATTTCAAGACTTGCCTTCTTTGAATATTTTCCGAGTAAAAGCATTTCACAAGTTTAATAGTAACTCAAAAAGACAATACATCAGTGCCCAATATTATAATTATAATAGTATTGTTTTAGCATATGCATGCTAGCTGTAGCCAGCAATTCGCCGACAACACTTTGCACCTTTCTCGTTAAAAGGCACCAAGGGGTCGTTGAATTAAAATCTTTATTAAACCCACAAGATAAGTGATGAAGGATTTAAACTTGGATATATAAATTGACGAAATGTCATTTGCAGTTTGTTATAATATGAACAAAATATTACATGAAGTTTCATGACTTAGTATACTTAAACAAGATTTAAAGAAAACATTAAATTAAAAAAAGCACTTCAAAATTAGTATCCTCTTCGATCTACTTTAATTGATGTTTTAGTTATTTTTACACATAATAAAAAAAtccaccttttaacattaattaataataaaattgactatattaaccttaatttgttcCTTGAAAGTATAACAAATACTCCTATGCTCTTTACTCCAAGGGCAACtttaaaaaaagaagttaattccTTCTTAATATACGAAAGAACAAAATATTTGTTGACCACAAAAAAAGACCaataaatcaattaaagtggACAGGAAGGAGTAAGATtcgaggaaaagaaaagaaaaataaaatgatatGAGTGTCAAATTATACACCCAAAATCATATCCCAATTTTTTTACAACTGACCTTTACTCATAAAAATAACTGCTTATATAATTTAATATTGACCTAGTTAAAACTAAGTAATCTGGGTGTAAACACTAGGAGGGGTTCAGTTGAGTGCTTCCAATGGAAAACCATACAGAAAAGTGGTAAACTGCAGTAGCCAGAAAAAGAGTAGGTGTTTGATCATTCTTGAGCTATGACGTAGATTACACTTGCACCCAACACTGGGCAGCCACTCACTAAGCGGACGAAGTCTGCAAAAGGGATATATGTCCTAACAAGTTACATGTATATGACACAATACCTAATCTTCAGCAAACAACAAACAAGGGAGAGTATTACATTCTATCAACCTACTATTCTTAAGACTGCTGTTAGGCTCCTTTTTTATGGCTAATTGCAGGCACATTGTGACTCGTCCTGCCACCCGAGAATCTTAATGGAAATAATACTCCACACCCATCTGCAAAAAGCTTGTCGGAGACAGGTAGAAATAGGCAGGGCAAAACTACGTGGACGAACCAAGTGTTACTGGAAAATAACTAGTTCTTGAAACAAAGTTATTAGCTTGCCATCTCCACATCGCTTTTTACTGCTTTTCCTTCAGTTGCACAGGCTGCATCTGGAGCTGTGGCCTCAGCGAACTGGGTCCCTGCAGTCTTTAGTTCCCCTCCTGCAAATGCATTCTTCATTTGATTAGAACTTGAATCTACTTCCATTGCGGACGCCCTTGGAGGTGATGCAGGTTGCACCTCCACATCTGGATATGCAGCCTTGAACCGCGCCCTAAGCCCTTCATCAACTAATCGTACCCCTTGTAGTTGGTTTCCAAGTGCCATCCACCTGATACATTTATGGATTGTTATATTGAGAATCTATCTTAACTAAGTGCAATGGAAAAATATGATGACATTAAATCATTTCTCTACGAATGGTGTCTGATAATGTTTACTAATTACTCTCTTcactaaaaaaaaaaacttgagaatttttctgtttctcttttttgGGGAGAACATACAAGAGAAGAGAATTAATTAGTATTCCACTAAATATGGGGATATTATCAagcttttatttttaaaattaaaaaagaaaaaaagactttCATCTACTGGTACTAGCACTGACCCACAAACCTAATACTTCAAGCAGAAAGGACTAATTTTTGACATCACATATGGTAGGATCATATTCTTATGTTCTAAGATGTGATAAGGAAGTACTTTAAATCAAAAACATAAATTATTAGTAGAAGTTAGAAGCCCAAAACAGTTCCCTCCATATGTGATTGTGCGGGTTCAACATTCTTAAAAACCATGTTTAATAGTCTCTGACTTTCAGTTGAAGATCAGCAAGTAGATCAAGAATGCATACCCAGCATGAACATTGTGCATCCGAGCAAATAACTCCAACTTTCTTGTCCTTGGACTAATTCTTTCGAGCAAGGGATACATCTAACATGTCAAAGCAAAAGCATTGTTTATGTATAACCCAACAACAGTTAAAGTACCAAGAAAAAATAAGAATAGATGCTAAAATAGTACTCCCTCTGTCCCAATTTGTTATACGGATTTCAAGAGTCAAACTTCTTAATTTTGACCATGAATTCGAACATAGTATTAaagtttttttgaaataaaaattatatatttggaaacTACATAAAAAGTACTATAAGTCACAATAATTAACaattcaaaatattcaaaaggCATATGCAAAAATCGTGGTCAGAGAAAAAGGTCGTTTGACTCTTGAAATCCGAATTGTATCAAACAAATTGGGCTTGACTCTTGAAATCAGAACTGTGTCAAACAAATTGGGTTTGACTCTTGAAATCcaaactatattaaacaaattgGGACGGAGGGAGTAACATAGAATCACAACCACTAAACTTAATGTAACACtaagggtcgtttggttgggaaaCAAGTTAACTAGGATTAATTATTCCGGAATTAGTTATCCTGGGATTGTCATCCCACCCTCCCGTAGAGATAAAAATAATACTACAATCCCCGGATAACTAATCCCGGGATTAGTTATACAGCGATTTTATCCTAACCAAACGtgggataaactcatctcaaatttaatccgGGGATTATCCCTCATCTCTCCTACCAAACGAGCCCTAAGAGTACAGACATTTTATAAAATTAGGCTATTCCATGAACATCAATAAACGTGTCTACGCTTTGAAGCTTTCAGTTTCTAGCTTGTTTTTTCTTTTACGAAAAAAACAGAAGAATCTAAATTTTTCTCACCTCATCTGGCTTACGACTCGTTTCCCGAACCTCTGCTACAATGACATCAGTATCAATATTCCTGTTTACCTCTGGATTTCCCTTTATTCCAACAAGGCAGTGTTCCTTACTGTGATTGAGCCAATGGCCTGTCCGACCAGTTCTGATGATTCGCTGAAGTTGATTGGTCTTAACCCAAATGATCTCCTCAACACGTTTGTAACCCCAAAGTTCTAGACTGCAAGAATGGTACCAATGTAATGGAACTTAGCAGTCATAACTCTTTTATTCACAGAGTAGgaattatataattttaaaacaTAAAACCAAATGATGACCTGAGTCTTCAGAGTTCTGTCAACTTCACCACAAAATAGAACAAGTAAAATTTGCCCCAAGGTTAACAACGCAAGCtcctatattttttttaataagctTCTAGTGCTTGGTtcaataatttaaagaaacaTTCCGACTTGCCTATTCAGTAATTAACAATTCATAGCTCAGGCTCTCTTTTACCACTGAAATTATTACAGGTGTATAGCAAACTCTAAGCCCATCATTATGActaggggtggcaaaatggttaaaagaaaacagttaagcacccatattatccactaaaaatgggttgaataatgaactttttaaaaacggatcaaatatggataagaaccatattatccatttgcCACTCCTAATCATGACAGAAACAACTCTTGAACACATGGTATTGCGATAATACACATAACTAGTAGCCAACAAGCAGTTGGTAGTGACTGGCTTTGTGACAATCAACTATGCATCTTCTgatattatatttttctttttggatAAATCAAGTCAtctcaaacttgttccaaactaTTAAATTATTGAATTGTGTGACCCTCTCTTTAAAAGCTTAAGCTATTAGAGAagggattttttttttagaaGCAAGAAGTTTATTGCTGGCACCAAGAAGATGCAATGATTACAGAAAAGGGGACACTTTCATTTATTTGTTTGCAAACACACCTCCTCACATGTGGACCTAACTCTTGTTCCAAGCACATAGAGATATATTTGATGACGGCTCTCAGCACAACTCAAATCTAGGACCTCTGCCTCCCtgataccatatttaattatttgACCAATCATCCAAAACTTAAGGTAAGAGGTGAGTGTCCCAGCACATTTATGGACCGTTTTGTCTGCCTTTTTATATCCGATGTGAGATACTATCTACCCTCTCGTACATGTAAGCCGGTATTGGGGGTTCACACATAGACCTTAATGCTGATTGTGTGAGAATACGTTCGCCAAAGATTGGGCGTGATTTCACATAATAATTGAAATGTATGAACATTTCATCTAGAAGTTTAAGTTAGTAGAGAACCTCGGAGACCCGGGTTCAAGTTCTAGAAGAAACAAATAAACTATGTGATTCCTTCTCATGATCTGCCTAAACTTTGACAGGTGAGTTACTATCGGTGCTAGTGGGAGGTAGTATGTACACAATGGAATAGTCGAGGTGGGCGCATACTAGCACGGCCACCATCATCATTAAAAAAAGGTTTTAAGTTAATGAAGAGATACACttcaatttatttattttgtttgcaACACAAACAATTGGAAGAAAGATAAGAAGTGATTTTTTAGCCTATGCCCCATTTTTATAGGATCCCCATTACTTACTTCATTTCAACAACCAAAAAAGCCAGGAATTATGTTATCACCGCTAATAATGATGTTCCACAAGAATGATAGTCAAGTCGCTCACTAATAATAATGACATTTCACAGCACAAACTATCAAAGAGCCTTCCATGTTATGCAGCGTCATACTACAGATTTTACACATCTAAGTCAAGCTATACCTGTCTACTTTTGTTATCACCTAGCAGAGAAGATGTTTAATAGATTGAGAGAGAGGGAAGAACTCTAACCATTCCCGCCCAAGCTCCATGGCACGTCCAGTCACCCAAAGGAATATAAGACCATCAGTTTGCAGTGCAGGGACATTTAGAGTGCGCATTTCATCATCAGCCATTGTCCCATAAGGCAATTCCATATGAATATCCCATGGTGGGTCAGCCATTATAATCCCAAACTGCCCTAAAATATCCACTCTAAATGACCGTATGTCACAATTAATCCATTGTGGTTCACCAAGCTCTACTTCTGAACAGTAATGAGCACGCTGAGGCTTCAAAGACTTCGTAGGGGGCAAGGTAGCTGCTCCCATCATCATGGGTGATACATCTGGTGTCGAGTCAAGCTCATAATGGACATATTTGCATGTCTGCCAATTAGATGAGTGTAAGTAATCTATTTCCAGCAGATGAAAGCAAATCCTTGGGTAAACAAATTAGTCATGGAAATTACCTTCATGTGACGGCAAGTATCAAGAAAAGAGCAATCACCTAAGTTGACATCAGTATGCACAGCAATTATTCGCCGAAAATGAACCtaaaatgcatcataataaaGTTATCGTATCAATCTGAAATAAAGGTAATGCTTAACTAGTGCTTTTAAAAGAGAGAAAACGCAAAAAGTGGCGGGATCCATGGAGCTTGAAGCACATGCTTCTTTAAAGGAAGTGCAAAGTTAaagaaaattaaatatcataCATATAAGAATTAGTACAATGATAATCAAAATTCCAATgaaataattaattttaacttCCAATATGCTACAATGCCGATACCAATCCACCTCCTCAAAGTTGAGAATCAAAAAAATCCACTATTTCTCGTTGGGTCAATTTCTGTGTCATTGTTTGAATTGCACACTTAGCTGAAACCTGTAGCTTCGCCCATGAAGCGACAACCCCTCGCTTAGCCCATGAAGCGACAACCCCTCGCTTAGCCCATGAAGCGATAAGTTACAAATCAATGGCTTTTAATAAAATTGTGATTAACGCCATCTACAATCTTCATTAATGATTAGGATTACTATTCtatgttcgaaacaaataacaattTTCAGAACTCTAATTGTCATAAGATATTTAAAACAGTGACACCTAAAATGACTTGGTCTAACCTTATCACAAGCAATATAGGAACCAGACTGGCGTCGACAATCTTCCTTTGTTAAAGCTGAACAATATTCCTTCACCTGGGAACCACCTTTGCTTTTGAACTGAAATACCATTCAAATAAAAACCACCAATTATGAGATAATGTGCTACAAAAGTTttgggaaagaaacaagagataaGAAAACACGTGCAGCAGAGCAACATAGCAAATTCAATCAATATGGAGAAGAGAACCCATTTCAACTAAAAGGCTACAAAACGAAGTCAGGGAGAAGAAATGAATTTGGGCACTGCAATTGAAGTAGAAATAGGAAATTCTGTGACTTAGCAAGTTTCACTTATTTCCATAATGCAATGTACCAAAGAATACAAATTAATCAGCTCATGATATCTGCGATAACTTTATATTAGAAGTCAGCATCTATTTGTTCAATAAAATTATCAATTAAAGCATATGATGAGATGAAATCGACAAAGGTGGAATATCCAATACCCTTGCAGCGACAGCAGATTCCTTTGCGGTAGGTCGATGAATAAGGTCCAACAACTCCTCCCCGGTTTTCGATTTTTGCATTTCCTTAAAACTCTTTTTATTCAACATATTCTCCAAATCCTTCATGTCATCTTCTTCTGTCCTAGGTTTCAAAGCAATAGAATTTCCTCCTCCTACAAACCCACCATTTGGCCCCATTGGTGGTCTAGGCATCGGAGGTGGAACACCAACACCTCTAGGCATCCCCATCATACCCACCATACCTCTATGCCCACCTCTCGGACCCATATTGCCGGGAAACATAGCTGTCATCCCCTGCATATGTGAATGCTCCCACATTTCACTCACTGCCCTTCCCATTCCCATAAATCCTCCATTATCACTCCCTCTTTTCACCATTTcctgattattattattattccgaTTACCTCCACTTACACTACTCCCCTCATTTTGCTTACTTTCGGGTAACTCTTTCAATAGCCTAGTCCTATCAATATTCAACACCATAACCCTAGATTTCCCACTAACAACAAAATTCTCCAATTCTACACAAGCATTATCCTCCGCCATTGATTTTAACGCCATTTCCACAGCCATTATCGGCCCCGACTCCCCTCCGAGCTCCCTAATCGCTGCCTTTTCAGCAGCCGTATGCGACTGATCATTCTCTAACTTCCTTAACAAAGTAGACGAATCAATAGCCGTAAACGGCACTCTCTCTAACAAACACACTGCAACCATAGCCCTTACGACCGACAACGGCCCCCCACAATCATCAATTACCATTTTATCCCGCTCATTAACGCTTCCAGAAGCTTCTGAAACAGGTTTTGCGTGTGCACCGCTGCTAGAATTGGGGTTAATCTTCGGGGGGACGAGTAAATTAGGGTtagggttagggttaggggtgttaGGTAGGGGGTTGGGTAAAGGGGTAAACGGTTTCCCATTGAAGGACGAAATGGTCTTGAGGGAGAGGTCGAGTGAAGAGACGATGTCGGGAACCAGGGTTTGTAGAGAGGCGATGAGTTCCAATTGAGCATTGTGCAGGGTTTGTATACGGGTTTCATGTTGTTGCCGGAGTTCCTTGACGGCGGCGATTTCGTCGGTGCCGTCCGAGTGAGTTTCCATTGTTGATACTTCTTTCAATCTTAGCTTCAGATCGCGAGGTTTAATTATTATCAGCGGGAAGGGTTTTTGTGAGGGGTTTTTGCTGATTCTtctacatttttttttaaaaaaatttaaaggaTAAATTACACTTTTTTTTTTCCTCATCAAGGATAAATTACACTAACCACTCCTATTATATGACTCAATTGCAAACATAAcctttatattttaaaatctgaattTATACTTCATTTATTCTGAAAATACTATGCAAATATTAATTTTAACAATACAATTTCCTTTTTACAAGGGTATTAAGTATTTAGATTTTAGAAACACTTATTTCCACTTTGGGTCCCGAACGCAAGAGTTCAATATGTGCACATACAATGAGGAGTTCATTAAACATGCGGTTATTCA
This region includes:
- the LOC104210563 gene encoding N6-adenosine-methyltransferase MT-A70-like, whose protein sequence is METHSDGTDEIAAVKELRQQHETRIQTLHNAQLELIASLQTLVPDIVSSLDLSLKTISSFNGKPFTPLPNPLPNTPNPNPNPNLLVPPKINPNSSSGAHAKPVSEASGSVNERDKMVIDDCGGPLSVVRAMVAVCLLERVPFTAIDSSTLLRKLENDQSHTAAEKAAIRELGGESGPIMAVEMALKSMAEDNACVELENFVVSGKSRVMVLNIDRTRLLKELPESKQNEGSSVSGGNRNNNNNQEMVKRGSDNGGFMGMGRAVSEMWEHSHMQGMTAMFPGNMGPRGGHRGMVGMMGMPRGVGVPPPMPRPPMGPNGGFVGGGNSIALKPRTEEDDMKDLENMLNKKSFKEMQKSKTGEELLDLIHRPTAKESAVAARFKSKGGSQVKEYCSALTKEDCRRQSGSYIACDKVHFRRIIAVHTDVNLGDCSFLDTCRHMKTCKYVHYELDSTPDVSPMMMGAATLPPTKSLKPQRAHYCSEVELGEPQWINCDIRSFRVDILGQFGIIMADPPWDIHMELPYGTMADDEMRTLNVPALQTDGLIFLWVTGRAMELGRECLELWGYKRVEEIIWVKTNQLQRIIRTGRTGHWLNHSKEHCLVGIKGNPEVNRNIDTDVIVAEVRETSRKPDEMYPLLERISPRTRKLELFARMHNVHAGWMALGNQLQGVRLVDEGLRARFKAAYPDVEVQPASPPRASAMEVDSSSNQMKNAFAGGELKTAGTQFAEATAPDAACATEGKAVKSDVEMAS